One part of the Moorena sp. SIOASIH genome encodes these proteins:
- a CDS encoding TIGR00725 family protein produces MRKIVVGVMGPGDKATDSDINRAYRLGQLIADNGWVLLTGGRNVGVMDAASRGAKMVGGLTIGILPTKDTRAMSDAVDIAIVTDMGNARNTINVLSSDVVIACGMGIGTASEIALALKSWKKVVLLSDHRESQEFFCSLSQENVLLATSPDAAIELVKTILSQA; encoded by the coding sequence ATGAGAAAAATAGTGGTTGGGGTAATGGGGCCTGGTGACAAGGCGACTGATAGTGACATTAATCGTGCTTATCGTCTCGGTCAACTCATTGCTGATAATGGCTGGGTACTGCTGACCGGTGGCAGAAATGTGGGAGTAATGGATGCTGCGAGTCGGGGAGCCAAAATGGTTGGTGGGTTAACGATTGGTATCTTACCCACCAAGGACACAAGGGCCATGTCTGATGCTGTCGATATTGCCATCGTTACGGATATGGGCAATGCTCGCAATACGATTAATGTACTCTCCAGTGATGTGGTGATTGCCTGTGGTATGGGCATAGGAACAGCATCAGAAATTGCTCTGGCTCTCAAAAGTTGGAAAAAGGTTGTTTTGTTGAGTGACCATCGAGAGAGTCAAGAGTTTTTCTGTAGTCTGTCCCAGGAGAATGTGTTGCTGGCAACAAGTCCAGATGCTGCTATTGAGTTGGTTAAAACTATTTTAAGTCAGGCTTAG
- the sodX gene encoding nickel-type superoxide dismutase maturation protease encodes MLFTKNSIPELILLILWILRKRLRFRVTGASMTPLLKPGEEILIDPRAYRHMPPKVGDIVVARHPYRKQLRLVKRVTVVLEDGRCFLQGDNPIESTDSRSFGLVDSQQIIGKVTSRFF; translated from the coding sequence ATGCTTTTTACCAAAAACAGTATTCCTGAGCTAATACTGCTAATACTGTGGATACTGCGAAAACGGTTGCGCTTCCGAGTTACAGGAGCATCCATGACTCCCCTACTCAAACCAGGAGAGGAAATCTTAATTGATCCGAGAGCTTATCGGCACATGCCGCCCAAGGTTGGTGACATTGTTGTGGCTAGACACCCTTACCGAAAGCAGTTGCGATTGGTGAAACGGGTAACTGTGGTGCTGGAAGATGGACGTTGTTTCCTACAAGGAGACAACCCAATAGAAAGTACCGATAGCCGCTCTTTTGGTTTAGTGGATTCTCAACAGATTATTGGTAAAGTAACCAGTCGTTTTTTTTAG
- a CDS encoding MvdC family ATP-grasp ribosomal peptide maturase yields MSSSGDLILLLTHSGDFFTIDRVAEALSKKGARPFRFDTDKFPLDVQLRAKFDQSQSSYRLKYGAEVISSEDVKAVWMRRIWQPNLGENLDPQFQESCIRESSATLSGLWDSLRGVRWIDDLAKAGAANNKQRQLRVASEVGLVIPKTLITNDPEAVREFFQQVKGKMVTKLLKALSYSMEYTPFFLYTSIVKEDDLLDAESLRYCPMVFQEQIPKQLELRVIYVQGKVFVGALDASIYEKSTVDWRRPNTDVGAWQHHELPDEIVARIKALMDNFGLLYGALDFIVTPSGDYVFLEVNPGGEWGMLERDLELPISNAIAEALIS; encoded by the coding sequence ATGTCTTCGTCCGGTGACTTAATTTTATTACTTACCCACAGTGGTGACTTTTTCACAATAGATCGAGTAGCAGAAGCCTTGTCAAAAAAAGGGGCGCGACCATTTCGCTTCGACACAGATAAATTTCCCTTAGACGTGCAACTCAGGGCAAAGTTTGATCAATCCCAGAGCAGCTATAGGCTGAAATATGGCGCTGAAGTGATCAGTAGCGAGGACGTAAAAGCAGTTTGGATGCGCCGTATTTGGCAACCTAACCTAGGTGAAAATCTTGATCCCCAGTTCCAAGAATCTTGTATTCGGGAATCATCAGCAACATTATCAGGACTTTGGGATAGTCTCAGAGGAGTGCGATGGATTGATGATTTAGCAAAAGCCGGAGCTGCCAACAATAAGCAGCGTCAATTGCGGGTAGCCTCTGAGGTGGGTCTTGTGATTCCTAAGACTTTAATCACCAATGATCCAGAAGCTGTAAGGGAGTTTTTCCAACAAGTTAAGGGGAAAATGGTAACAAAGCTGTTAAAGGCTTTATCCTACAGTATGGAATATACTCCTTTTTTCCTTTATACCAGTATTGTTAAAGAAGACGATTTGCTGGATGCTGAATCCCTGCGCTATTGTCCGATGGTGTTTCAAGAGCAAATTCCTAAGCAGTTGGAACTGCGAGTGATATATGTTCAGGGCAAGGTGTTTGTAGGAGCGCTAGATGCGTCTATTTATGAAAAATCTACAGTTGATTGGCGTCGCCCTAATACTGACGTAGGAGCATGGCAACACCACGAGCTTCCTGATGAAATCGTGGCTCGAATAAAAGCCTTGATGGATAACTTTGGCTTACTGTATGGAGCTTTAGATTTTATCGTGACACCCTCAGGAGACTATGTGTTTTTAGAAGTTAACCCCGGAGGGGAATGGGGCATGTTAGAACGAGATTTGGAACTCCCCATTTCTAATGCGATCGCAGAAGCTCTGATTTCTTAA
- a CDS encoding MvdD family ATP-grasp ribosomal peptide maturase, protein MTVLIITFSQDNESIPLVIKAIEAQGGKAFRFDTDRYPTEVQLDIYEGNSQGVIITDGEQKLDLSEVSSVWYRRMRYGNKIPDTMDQQYRNAAIKECRVTVRGMIASIKAFHFDKMSNVDVANNKQLQLQVAREVGLITPRTLSSNNPEAVKQFASECQEQGIVTKMLSSFAIYGEQGQEQVVFTNPVTAEDLEHVEGLRFCPMTFQEKVPKALELRTTIVGHRIFTAAVDSQSLEGSTFDWRKEGRALVKSWKAYDLPEDIEKKLLQLMAYFGLNYGAIDIILTPDGRYVFLEVNPVGEFFWLETFSPHFPISQAIAEILLTNAS, encoded by the coding sequence ATGACAGTATTAATCATTACATTTAGCCAAGACAACGAGAGTATTCCTCTAGTTATCAAAGCCATTGAAGCTCAAGGAGGAAAAGCATTTCGTTTTGATACCGATAGATATCCCACCGAAGTGCAGCTAGATATTTACGAGGGCAATTCTCAGGGAGTAATTATTACGGATGGGGAACAGAAGCTAGATTTGAGTGAAGTGTCCTCGGTTTGGTATCGACGGATGCGCTATGGGAACAAAATTCCCGACACCATGGATCAGCAGTATCGAAACGCTGCAATTAAGGAATGTCGCGTCACTGTTAGGGGTATGATTGCCAGCATCAAGGCATTCCACTTCGACAAAATGTCTAATGTTGATGTCGCTAACAATAAGCAACTACAGCTCCAAGTGGCACGAGAGGTGGGCTTGATTACGCCCCGTACCCTCAGTAGCAACAATCCAGAGGCAGTGAAGCAATTTGCTTCTGAATGTCAAGAGCAGGGTATCGTTACCAAAATGCTATCTTCCTTTGCTATCTATGGGGAGCAAGGGCAAGAGCAGGTTGTTTTCACAAACCCAGTCACAGCGGAGGATTTAGAGCATGTGGAAGGACTGCGTTTCTGTCCGATGACCTTTCAGGAAAAAGTGCCCAAGGCTCTAGAATTACGAACCACGATCGTGGGACACCGTATATTTACTGCTGCGGTGGATTCCCAGAGCTTAGAAGGCTCTACTTTCGACTGGCGCAAGGAAGGCCGAGCGTTAGTTAAATCTTGGAAAGCCTATGATTTACCCGAAGATATTGAAAAAAAGTTGCTCCAACTGATGGCTTATTTTGGTTTAAACTATGGAGCCATAGATATTATTCTTACCCCTGATGGTCGGTATGTATTCCTGGAAGTTAACCCGGTTGGGGAATTTTTCTGGTTGGAGACGTTTTCCCCCCACTTCCCCATTTCTCAAGCTATTGCTGAAATTCTCCTCACGAATGCGTCATAA
- a CDS encoding ABC transporter ATP-binding protein: MKADQIPQVTNDEAEKLQQELENNLEKYEEKLDNVQDTDTDTDNKTDNEIEKVPEELETHLYRRLFDYGWQHKAPFLFAIVLTICASFINFFIPQVNRYVIDVVIPEKQFNMLPWVGVIILSMTLAAGALLFFQLYAIKVFGQKTIESIRLDLYQHIQGLSISFFEGQRTGELMSRLARDVDIVGQLLSANLIAILIDSFAFIVVFIYILVSNWLLAIMIALTWPLIIYLLQFSQKRLQKIYQSVNDQADLISNHLQDTISNIKIIKSFGNEQYEINRFTEFSRNYREENLKATRFWSIFVPIINTLNELGNLLTLVFGAWGVMVSHLTIGELAALLTYVTLLNKPINRFNGLVNIIQSSGVSAKRIFQILDTKVEVKEKENAINLTSIQGNLKFEGMEFAYHNNQSVIRNFNLDIKPGMSVALVGSSGSGKSTIAKIAARFYDPQKGRVLLDGHDLQDITLSSLRSHIGIVPQETLLLYGTVRENIAYGKLDATDLEIEAAAKAANAHDFIMGFPDGYQSIIGEQGVKLSGGQRQRIAIARVLLKNPQIVILDEATSALDSESEQLIQESIKQLFKGRTSLVIAHRLSTIADVDLIVVLEKGEIVETGTHRELIAQGGRYAYLYELQFVKSGT, from the coding sequence ATGAAAGCTGATCAAATCCCTCAAGTTACTAATGATGAAGCAGAAAAGTTACAACAAGAATTAGAGAATAATCTAGAAAAATATGAAGAAAAGCTAGATAATGTTCAAGATACAGATACAGATACAGATAATAAGACAGATAATGAAATAGAGAAAGTACCGGAAGAACTAGAGACGCATTTATACCGGCGTCTATTTGACTATGGTTGGCAGCATAAAGCACCCTTTTTATTCGCTATAGTATTAACTATCTGTGCTTCATTTATAAACTTCTTTATTCCCCAAGTTAATCGCTATGTTATAGATGTAGTGATTCCCGAAAAACAATTTAATATGCTGCCTTGGGTAGGAGTAATTATCCTATCTATGACTTTAGCAGCCGGTGCTTTGCTATTTTTTCAACTATATGCAATTAAAGTATTCGGACAAAAAACTATTGAGAGCATTCGCCTAGATTTATATCAACATATTCAAGGTCTATCCATTAGTTTTTTTGAAGGCCAACGCACGGGCGAATTAATGTCACGGTTAGCAAGGGATGTGGATATAGTCGGGCAATTACTGTCTGCTAATTTAATTGCTATATTAATCGATAGTTTTGCGTTTATTGTCGTTTTCATCTATATCCTTGTCAGTAACTGGCTGCTGGCAATCATGATTGCCCTTACCTGGCCTTTAATCATTTATCTTTTACAATTTTCTCAGAAAAGACTACAAAAAATATATCAATCGGTTAACGATCAAGCTGATTTAATTAGTAATCACTTACAAGATACTATCTCGAATATCAAAATTATCAAGTCTTTTGGTAACGAGCAGTATGAAATTAACCGATTTACTGAATTTAGTCGTAACTATCGGGAAGAGAATCTTAAGGCAACTCGGTTTTGGTCTATATTCGTACCGATTATTAATACCCTGAATGAACTGGGGAATTTACTGACATTAGTTTTCGGTGCTTGGGGAGTGATGGTTAGCCATCTGACTATTGGGGAATTAGCAGCCCTGTTAACCTATGTCACCCTTTTAAATAAACCGATTAATCGGTTTAATGGATTAGTCAATATTATCCAAAGTTCAGGAGTATCAGCCAAAAGAATTTTTCAGATTTTAGATACTAAAGTAGAGGTAAAAGAGAAGGAAAATGCGATTAACTTGACCTCGATACAGGGCAATCTCAAATTTGAAGGGATGGAGTTTGCTTATCACAACAATCAGTCAGTGATCAGAAACTTCAATTTAGACATTAAACCGGGGATGTCAGTGGCTTTAGTGGGTTCTTCTGGTTCGGGAAAAAGCACTATTGCTAAAATAGCCGCTCGGTTTTACGATCCCCAAAAGGGACGAGTATTACTTGATGGACATGATCTACAAGATATTACTTTAAGCTCCTTGCGATCGCATATTGGCATCGTGCCCCAAGAAACCTTACTGCTCTACGGCACAGTAAGAGAAAACATCGCTTACGGTAAGCTAGATGCCACAGATCTCGAAATTGAAGCAGCAGCAAAAGCTGCCAATGCCCATGATTTTATTATGGGTTTCCCTGATGGTTATCAATCCATTATTGGTGAGCAGGGTGTGAAACTATCAGGAGGACAGCGACAACGGATTGCGATCGCCCGAGTTTTGCTCAAAAATCCCCAAATTGTTATTTTAGATGAAGCCACCTCTGCTCTAGATTCTGAATCAGAACAACTGATTCAAGAGTCTATTAAACAGCTTTTTAAAGGACGCACTAGCTTAGTGATTGCTCATCGACTTTCCACTATTGCTGATGTTGATTTAATTGTAGTTCTGGAAAAAGGCGAGATTGTGGAAACTGGAACCCATAGGGAATTAATTGCTCAAGGGGGAAGGTATGCTTATCTCTATGAACTGCAATTTGTGAAGTCAGGAACTTAA
- a CDS encoding element excision factor XisI family protein → MEQSLSYADILKKTLQEETRAQPRLQAIRLYPVCDTDSGHFLVLATGWDKQRWIDSILFHARLVDGQVIIEEDNFEEGLSSSLIAAGIPAEDIITSLDFEGDANPVMATASSAGVRF, encoded by the coding sequence ATGGAGCAATCACTAAGCTATGCAGATATTCTGAAAAAAACGCTGCAAGAGGAAACTCGCGCCCAACCTCGCTTACAAGCGATTCGGCTTTATCCTGTCTGCGATACTGATTCCGGTCACTTCTTGGTTCTGGCCACTGGCTGGGATAAGCAACGGTGGATTGACTCGATTCTGTTTCATGCTCGCTTGGTCGATGGCCAAGTCATTATTGAAGAAGATAACTTTGAGGAAGGGTTATCTTCTTCACTTATTGCCGCAGGTATCCCAGCAGAAGATATTATTACTAGCCTTGATTTTGAAGGTGATGCTAACCCAGTGATGGCGACCGCCTCCTCCGCCGGGGTAAGGTTTTAG
- a CDS encoding microviridin/marinostatin family tricyclic proteinase inhibitor: protein MQNQESNTQVKPFFAHFLEEQKAAPDQSETSGQQTLKYPSDSEEIETQKYPSDWEEN, encoded by the coding sequence ATGCAAAATCAAGAATCCAATACTCAAGTAAAGCCATTCTTCGCTCACTTCCTAGAAGAGCAAAAAGCTGCTCCTGACCAATCTGAAACTTCTGGTCAGCAAACCCTGAAGTATCCTTCTGATTCGGAAGAAATTGAAACCCAGAAGTATCCTTCCGATTGGGAGGAAAATTAA
- the sodN gene encoding superoxide dismutase, Ni has protein sequence MLKKVIAQLKEWFPAPEVHAHCDGPCGVYDPAAARITAEAVLSMTKKILDLQPASNDPAAVVAYQNTLSRFIAIKEEQAQKTKEEILILWTDYFKPVHLEQFPDLHDTFWKAAKLCSACKVEVSLDHANELLTAVENIHKIFWATKNRDIVWYKAS, from the coding sequence ATGTTGAAAAAAGTTATTGCCCAGCTCAAAGAGTGGTTCCCTGCTCCAGAAGTCCATGCCCACTGCGACGGACCTTGCGGGGTGTATGACCCAGCTGCTGCACGTATCACCGCTGAGGCAGTACTCTCCATGACCAAGAAGATCCTTGATCTTCAGCCAGCGAGTAATGATCCAGCGGCAGTAGTTGCTTACCAAAATACCCTATCCCGGTTCATTGCTATTAAGGAAGAGCAGGCTCAGAAGACCAAAGAGGAAATACTGATCCTGTGGACAGACTATTTCAAGCCAGTACACTTGGAGCAGTTCCCAGACCTACACGATACCTTCTGGAAAGCCGCAAAGTTATGCTCTGCCTGCAAGGTGGAAGTTAGCCTTGACCACGCCAATGAGCTACTCACCGCAGTAGAGAATATCCACAAGATTTTCTGGGCAACCAAGAATCGCGATATCGTCTGGTATAAGGCTAGCTAA
- a CDS encoding XisH family protein, protein MAIGDKPKLSKLMSRRDELHFSLRRTLEKDGWTITDDPFILVLGQTLLKADLGAEKFFAAEKEGRKIAVEIKGFESPSVINELEKTMGQLQLYQWALEMQEPERQLFLAISQAIYSKHFQKTIFQLAVERNKINLLVYDPEREAIVQWSNH, encoded by the coding sequence ATGGCAATCGGGGATAAACCCAAGCTTTCAAAACTAATGTCTAGACGTGATGAGTTACATTTCTCCCTGCGCCGCACTCTCGAAAAAGACGGGTGGACGATTACCGATGACCCGTTCATCTTAGTGTTAGGACAAACGCTCTTGAAAGCTGATTTAGGAGCCGAAAAGTTTTTCGCAGCTGAAAAAGAAGGACGTAAAATTGCTGTGGAAATTAAAGGCTTCGAGTCCCCTTCAGTCATTAATGAACTCGAAAAAACTATGGGACAGCTTCAGCTTTACCAATGGGCTTTGGAGATGCAAGAACCAGAACGGCAGTTGTTTCTCGCTATCAGTCAAGCAATTTATAGTAAACACTTCCAAAAAACTATTTTTCAGCTAGCCGTCGAGAGAAATAAAATTAACTTGTTAGTGTACGACCCAGAGCGGGAGGCTATTGTTCAATGGAGCAATCACTAA